A stretch of DNA from Acidimicrobiales bacterium:
AGCTCGTCGCCCTGGGCGCCGATGTACGCGCCGTCGACCCTCACGTCGAGGCCGACCAGGTCGGACACTCGATCGAGTTGGCGGAGCTCACAGTCGAGGAGGTGCAGGCCGCTGACGGCGTGGTGGTGCTCACCCATCACGACGCCCTCGACCTCGACCTCGTCGCCGAGCACGCCAGCTACGTGCTCGACACCCGCCGCTGCGTGACCGGCCCGCAGGTCGAGTACCTGTAGAGCGGGGCACTTCGAGGGGCGTGGGTTTTCGTGCTTCGTCAGGTGCGCGCGAACGTCGAGCGCACCGCCTTCGACCCCTCGCCGGCTAGGTCCGTCCACCCGTAGGTTCCTGAGTCGCTCATCTCGGCGGCGGCGCGCAGTAGCGCTCCCCAAGCGACGTTCGCGAACCCCGAGCCCACCGAGATACGGGCGACACCTGCCTCGGCAAGTTCGTGCACAGGCGGCACACCGCGCAGCGCGAGCACGTTCACCGGGCGGTCGACGTTCGACACCACTGCGCGTATGTCCTCGAGGCGAATCAAACGCGGGGCGTACAGGACGTCCGCGCCGGCATCCTGATAGGCCTGCAGCCGGCGGATGGTGTCATCGAGGTCCTCTCGCTCGTGCAGGAAGTTCTCCGCACGCGCGGTGATCACCAGCTGCACCGGTCCTCGATGCGCCACTTCGCACGCGGCAGCTACCCGGTCACGGGCGAGGCCGATGTCGTAGATCGGCGAGTCCGAGCCTGGACGCTGGTCTTCTACCGAGCACCCCGCCAATCCCGCACCGATCGCAGCTGCCACGGTCTCGGCGACGCCCGACGGATCGTCGGCGAAGCAGTTCTCGAGGTCCGCAGACACGGGCACGTCTACCGCCGAGACCACCGTCGCTGCGTGGGCTATCGCCTCAGCCCGGGATACCGAGCCGTCCAGTCGCCCGAGGGTTGCTGCGAACCCGCCGCTGGTGGTCGCGAGCGCCT
This window harbors:
- a CDS encoding isocitrate lyase/phosphoenolpyruvate mutase family protein produces the protein MPTQAEKAFDFLEFHKPGNPLVMPNPWDIGSAKLLEAAGFKALATTSGGFAATLGRLDGSVSRAEAIAHAATVVSAVDVPVSADLENCFADDPSGVAETVAAAIGAGLAGCSVEDQRPGSDSPIYDIGLARDRVAAACEVAHRGPVQLVITARAENFLHEREDLDDTIRRLQAYQDAGADVLYAPRLIRLEDIRAVVSNVDRPVNVLALRGVPPVHELAEAGVARISVGSGFANVAWGALLRAAAEMSDSGTYGWTDLAGEGSKAVRSTFART